The Gordonibacter urolithinfaciens genome contains a region encoding:
- a CDS encoding dockerin type I domain-containing protein, protein MKRSPRFLSAALAVVLAFSLFGIPAYAVDADTDDATPAPQESQEPAADPAAPEVPSDTPAVVENNTLPPNADQPKNEASSDPVGSIRLTLVEGRTAIVDSAAGISAGYTVSLDGADGFHRTATGNPSTANLQSTVRFDGLADGAYELAVSAPGFLTYRQQIEIKADAVSLELRTGDFKVNEEAAHPGLMVSGDVTGDGVVDVYDAKAVIDALESLDSPDGHDPACDLDGDGAVTLVDLEIAAANIGKTQVNATLTRTVSAAAVKATANEGVEVSADPASLLKGEESVIFESKDAISDSNPVVVPLAASGVSRRC, encoded by the coding sequence ATGAAACGCAGTCCCCGCTTCCTCTCGGCGGCATTAGCCGTCGTCTTGGCCTTTTCGCTGTTCGGCATCCCGGCGTATGCTGTCGATGCTGATACCGACGACGCTACTCCGGCTCCGCAGGAGTCCCAAGAACCTGCAGCCGACCCCGCGGCTCCCGAGGTGCCCTCGGATACTCCGGCGGTTGTCGAAAACAACACCCTGCCGCCCAACGCGGACCAGCCCAAGAACGAGGCTTCCTCCGACCCGGTGGGCTCGATACGCCTCACCTTGGTCGAGGGCCGAACGGCCATCGTAGACTCCGCGGCGGGTATCAGCGCAGGGTACACTGTCTCGCTCGATGGTGCCGATGGCTTCCATCGCACCGCGACGGGCAATCCCTCTACGGCGAACCTGCAAAGCACCGTCCGCTTCGACGGCCTGGCCGACGGCGCCTACGAGCTCGCGGTGAGCGCGCCCGGTTTCCTGACGTACCGCCAGCAGATCGAAATCAAAGCCGACGCCGTGTCGCTTGAGCTGCGCACGGGTGACTTTAAGGTGAACGAAGAGGCGGCGCACCCCGGCCTGATGGTGTCGGGCGACGTGACGGGCGATGGCGTTGTCGATGTGTACGACGCCAAGGCTGTCATCGATGCCCTCGAGTCCCTCGATTCCCCCGACGGGCACGATCCCGCATGCGACCTCGACGGCGACGGCGCCGTGACGCTCGTTGACTTGGAGATCGCCGCTGCGAACATCGGCAAGACGCAGGTGAATGCCACCCTTACCCGCACGGTTTCGGCTGCTGCGGTGAAGGCGACGGCGAACGAAGGCGTTGAGGTTTCGGCCGATCCGGCTTCGCTGCTCAAAGGAGAAGAATCGGTCATCTTTGAGTCTAAAGATGCGATCTCGGATAGCAATCCTGTCGTGGTCCCGCTGGCGGCATCCGGCGTGTCGAGGCGCTGCTGA
- a CDS encoding 4Fe-4S dicluster domain-containing protein gives MTKLAIAINKERCVGCHTCANACKMQNNVPMGMLWNRILTEGADTLDGAVGEYPNLTRTYLPVQCQHCENAACLKVCPTGATYKDEKGRVEIDYDKCIGCRMCMAACPFNARVFNWEEPVRDPDVNYGDARVPVRNKGVMEKCTLCKERTDDGDVPMCVRVCPARARTFGDLDDPESDISRLARERAGSVHHLLEEKGTRPQLFYIG, from the coding sequence ATGACGAAACTGGCCATAGCCATCAACAAGGAGCGCTGCGTGGGGTGCCACACCTGCGCCAACGCCTGCAAGATGCAGAACAACGTGCCCATGGGCATGCTCTGGAACCGCATCCTCACCGAGGGCGCGGACACGCTCGACGGCGCGGTGGGCGAGTACCCGAACCTCACGCGCACCTACCTTCCCGTGCAGTGCCAGCACTGCGAGAATGCGGCGTGCCTGAAGGTGTGCCCCACGGGCGCCACGTACAAGGACGAGAAGGGCCGCGTGGAGATCGACTACGACAAGTGCATCGGCTGCCGCATGTGCATGGCAGCCTGCCCCTTCAACGCCCGCGTGTTCAACTGGGAGGAGCCCGTGCGCGACCCCGACGTGAACTACGGAGACGCGCGCGTGCCGGTGCGGAACAAGGGCGTCATGGAGAAGTGCACGCTGTGCAAGGAGCGCACCGACGACGGCGACGTGCCCATGTGCGTGCGCGTGTGCCCGGCCCGCGCCCGCACGTTCGGCGACCTGGACGACCCCGAGAGCGACATCTCGAGGCTCGCCCGCGAGCGCGCCGGCAGCGTGCACCATCTGCTCGAGGAAAAAGGCACCCGCCCGCAACTCTTCTACATAGGCTAG
- a CDS encoding molybdopterin-dependent oxidoreductase translates to MELTRRGFLKGSAACGAAAAAGMFSTGGWLAPAKAYAGIGPAGAEAAAAGNEYTACTYHQGHCGGMCPLKCTVRDGRLVKVEPNTCVDDRYETICLKGISEVQHIYGSHRIQTPLRRVGERGANEFEPISWDEAYDEIVEKLTALQKEHGRDCVMVGATTEASFPFLAPLLGAQTGGMGGIDNGTGNGLDPAIGHGGGYAYATGEARDWVNANMVLTVGSNFCESTLPQVRLFFEAKEAGAKMVTVDPHFSTTASKSDEWIPITPGTDAALFLGMATAIVEGGWYDEAFMAAHTAFPYLVDVSTGKLVRDHAEDPAAEEPETGEQNPFFVWDAAANARAPYTSVASPALEGTFTEGGTTYKTVLTFFKESQKQHTLDWASEKTGIPAARIEELARAYAQDGPATIALGWGGNDKMANADIAGHAAAVLAALTGNICKPGANIGVFVGGAWNGYTGDLASWELPEGMASADDEMAAYDMRTRQNKVRAFICCGDFLQQHYANMNATVEWAKKLDLIVSIDPYFTEGAKWADIVLPACTRFENEEEVGNLKVGYNQLVLQNKVIEPLFEARTDFRIQRELAERLGAADALPKTSRAWVDAMLENSEDPYLSALTVEAINENHGAYPLEGIEKPRQAFPDLVFGTPSGRMDVYYDNLVGFGQALPVYEDPAEAYDGNPARADFPLQLANVRSRFRIHNQFADASWIQQYYEPYVELNPAELEARGIAADDTVEVGNGRGSFRCRVKANSAVRPGSARMIEGASADYLASGNLQNVTNDTMVERGYELMTGPVIPFSDTLVEVKKA, encoded by the coding sequence ATGGAGCTGACGAGGCGCGGGTTCCTCAAAGGGTCTGCCGCGTGCGGCGCGGCCGCGGCGGCGGGCATGTTCTCCACGGGGGGCTGGCTGGCCCCGGCGAAGGCGTACGCGGGCATCGGCCCGGCCGGCGCCGAGGCGGCGGCCGCCGGCAACGAGTACACGGCCTGCACGTACCACCAGGGCCATTGCGGAGGCATGTGCCCGCTCAAGTGCACAGTGCGCGATGGCCGCCTGGTGAAGGTGGAGCCGAACACGTGCGTGGACGACCGCTACGAGACCATCTGCCTCAAGGGCATCTCGGAGGTGCAGCACATCTACGGCTCGCACCGCATCCAGACGCCTTTGCGACGGGTGGGCGAGCGCGGCGCGAACGAGTTCGAGCCCATCAGCTGGGACGAGGCCTACGACGAGATCGTGGAGAAGCTCACCGCCCTGCAGAAGGAGCACGGCCGCGACTGCGTCATGGTGGGCGCCACCACCGAGGCGAGCTTCCCGTTCCTCGCGCCCCTGCTGGGCGCGCAGACCGGCGGCATGGGCGGCATCGACAACGGCACGGGCAACGGCCTGGACCCGGCCATCGGCCACGGCGGCGGCTACGCCTACGCCACGGGCGAGGCGCGCGACTGGGTCAACGCGAACATGGTGCTCACCGTGGGCAGCAACTTCTGCGAGTCAACGCTGCCGCAGGTGCGCCTGTTCTTCGAGGCCAAGGAGGCCGGGGCCAAGATGGTCACGGTGGATCCGCACTTCTCCACCACGGCCTCGAAGTCCGACGAGTGGATACCCATCACGCCCGGCACCGACGCCGCGCTGTTCCTCGGCATGGCCACGGCCATCGTGGAGGGTGGCTGGTACGACGAGGCGTTCATGGCGGCGCACACCGCCTTCCCGTACCTCGTGGACGTGTCCACCGGAAAGCTCGTGCGCGACCACGCCGAGGACCCGGCCGCGGAGGAGCCGGAGACCGGCGAGCAGAACCCCTTCTTCGTGTGGGATGCCGCCGCGAACGCCCGCGCCCCGTACACGAGCGTGGCGAGCCCCGCGCTCGAGGGCACCTTCACGGAGGGCGGCACCACGTACAAGACCGTGCTCACCTTCTTCAAGGAGAGCCAGAAACAGCACACCCTCGACTGGGCGTCCGAGAAGACGGGCATCCCGGCCGCGCGCATCGAGGAGCTCGCCCGCGCCTACGCCCAGGACGGCCCGGCCACCATCGCGCTCGGGTGGGGCGGCAACGACAAGATGGCCAACGCCGACATCGCCGGCCACGCCGCCGCCGTGCTCGCCGCGCTCACGGGCAACATCTGCAAGCCCGGCGCCAACATCGGCGTGTTCGTGGGCGGCGCGTGGAACGGCTACACGGGCGACCTCGCCAGCTGGGAGCTGCCCGAGGGCATGGCCTCCGCCGACGACGAGATGGCCGCCTACGACATGCGCACGAGGCAGAACAAGGTGCGCGCCTTCATCTGCTGCGGCGACTTCCTCCAGCAGCACTACGCCAACATGAACGCCACGGTCGAGTGGGCGAAGAAGCTCGACCTCATCGTGTCCATCGACCCGTACTTCACCGAGGGCGCCAAGTGGGCCGACATCGTGCTGCCCGCGTGCACGCGCTTCGAGAACGAGGAGGAGGTGGGCAACCTCAAGGTGGGCTACAACCAGCTGGTGCTGCAGAACAAGGTCATCGAGCCCTTGTTCGAGGCCCGCACCGACTTCCGCATCCAGCGCGAGCTGGCCGAGCGCCTGGGCGCGGCCGACGCGCTGCCCAAGACCTCCCGCGCGTGGGTGGACGCCATGCTCGAGAACTCCGAGGACCCGTACCTGAGCGCCCTCACCGTGGAGGCGATCAACGAGAACCACGGCGCCTATCCCCTGGAGGGCATCGAGAAGCCCCGCCAGGCGTTCCCGGACCTCGTGTTCGGCACCCCGTCGGGCCGCATGGACGTGTACTACGACAACCTGGTGGGCTTCGGCCAGGCGCTGCCCGTCTACGAGGACCCCGCCGAGGCCTACGACGGCAACCCGGCCCGCGCGGACTTCCCGCTGCAGCTGGCGAACGTGCGCTCGCGCTTCCGCATCCACAACCAGTTCGCCGACGCGTCGTGGATCCAGCAGTACTACGAGCCCTACGTGGAGCTGAACCCCGCCGAGCTCGAGGCGCGCGGCATCGCCGCCGACGACACGGTGGAGGTGGGCAACGGGCGCGGCAGCTTCCGGTGCCGCGTGAAGGCGAACTCGGCCGTCCGCCCCGGATCGGCGCGCATGATCGAGGGCGCCTCGGCCGACTACCTCGCGTCCGGGAACCTCCAGAACGTGACGAACGACACCATGGTCGAGCGCGGCTACGAGCTCATGACCGGCCCGGTCATCCCGTTCTCGGACACGCTCGTCGAAGTGAAGAAAGCGTAG
- a CDS encoding discoidin domain-containing protein yields MDKFLNRSAAKTLDPVKLSGNGLQDKTGWTVSTNMVSQQDVVPPSTDDDPDAPEPQLASALAVDGKADTVFAGVSAKEDPSLTIDMGKSTQVTSVRYTLEGADAAAALGAYRIETSLDGEAYTAIKEGRLQLGDDGTATLYFDNGDDPWICTYDARYLRITGVGQAGKTLAVGEIDVSGPSGDNVDFLAAGEGEAIGILKSDFVYQPAMEGQAARSIPKGSVVFVGDYKGNPAYNVVMLYDAQGNVVGGVDENGNVVANQIILAPNPGDALLGETSEGRWVYWIEPAMLKEIQLPTQVRAELYRVDNALTNEGQRLTSDSLFASRPETLPEIELTGDVASGAKND; encoded by the coding sequence GTGGACAAGTTCCTGAACCGCTCGGCAGCGAAGACGCTCGACCCCGTGAAGCTTTCCGGCAACGGCCTGCAGGACAAGACCGGTTGGACGGTTTCCACGAACATGGTCTCGCAGCAAGACGTGGTGCCGCCGTCTACCGACGACGACCCCGACGCCCCCGAGCCCCAGCTGGCTTCGGCACTTGCCGTGGACGGCAAAGCCGACACCGTGTTCGCGGGAGTGTCCGCAAAGGAGGATCCCTCCTTGACTATCGACATGGGCAAATCGACCCAGGTGACGTCGGTGCGCTACACGCTTGAAGGTGCGGATGCGGCCGCCGCCCTGGGTGCTTACCGCATCGAGACGAGCTTGGACGGGGAGGCCTACACGGCCATTAAGGAAGGCCGGCTGCAGCTGGGAGACGATGGCACGGCAACGCTCTACTTCGACAACGGCGACGATCCGTGGATCTGCACCTATGACGCACGTTACCTGCGCATCACGGGCGTGGGCCAGGCGGGCAAGACGCTTGCGGTGGGCGAGATCGACGTGTCCGGGCCGTCCGGCGACAACGTGGACTTCCTCGCGGCCGGCGAAGGCGAAGCCATCGGCATCCTCAAGAGCGACTTCGTGTACCAGCCTGCCATGGAGGGCCAGGCCGCGCGCTCAATCCCCAAGGGGTCGGTGGTGTTCGTGGGCGACTACAAGGGCAATCCAGCCTACAACGTGGTGATGCTCTACGACGCCCAGGGCAACGTGGTGGGCGGCGTCGATGAGAACGGCAACGTGGTGGCGAACCAGATCATCCTCGCGCCCAACCCCGGCGATGCGTTGCTGGGCGAGACGTCCGAGGGCCGGTGGGTGTACTGGATCGAGCCTGCGATGCTCAAGGAGATACAGCTACCTACCCAAGTGCGCGCCGAGCTCTACCGCGTGGACAACGCGCTCACAAACGAGGGCCAGCGCCTGACGAGCGACTCGCTGTTCGCGAGTCGGCCCGAAACGCTGCCAGAGATCGAGCTGACCGGCGACGTCGCGTCCGGCGCGAAGAACGACTAA
- the nrfD gene encoding NrfD/PsrC family molybdoenzyme membrane anchor subunit — protein MNFSNLKNLSAPYKVVMGVLAVLVLAGVGAYVYQFMGGLGVTGMSNGTSWGLYIACFMFFVGLSAGGLIVASSASIFHVAEYKKVALPAILVSLICICIAGAFVLIDLGGIVRILNLFASPNFMSPLLWDICVITTYLVINLVYLYFMTSKKPGAQDKVAIVSRFALPVAILVHSVTAWIFGLQIARAGWYSTIMAPLFVASAMDSGLALLLLALLWMNRAKVFATSRKLIANLAGLLAVCIAVDGYMVGCEVLTMAYPGTEHGMAELGQLFAGATAPFFWIEIIAGVIVPFTILVFAKNRRRMGLVALACAGVVVGVFCKRLWLLFTSFIFPNVSGAPGLISGSSSSQGAAGIDGWAVASSYMPTLPEIMIAVGMVALGVLAFLVLTKVFLSYDPAPALADDVAAGLAPADAAPTVGGAPAGGRPCDGVFGAQAGGAPVERPSHADAC, from the coding sequence ATGAATTTCTCGAATCTCAAGAACCTCTCGGCCCCGTACAAGGTCGTCATGGGCGTGCTGGCCGTGCTGGTGCTGGCCGGCGTGGGCGCCTACGTGTACCAGTTCATGGGCGGCCTGGGCGTCACCGGCATGTCGAACGGCACGTCGTGGGGCCTCTACATCGCCTGCTTCATGTTCTTCGTGGGGCTGTCGGCCGGCGGCCTGATCGTGGCGTCGTCCGCGTCCATCTTCCACGTGGCCGAGTACAAGAAGGTGGCGCTGCCCGCCATCCTCGTGTCGCTCATCTGCATCTGCATCGCGGGCGCGTTCGTGCTCATCGACTTGGGCGGCATCGTGCGCATCCTGAACCTGTTCGCGTCGCCGAACTTCATGTCGCCGCTTCTGTGGGACATTTGCGTCATCACCACCTACCTGGTCATCAACCTCGTCTACCTGTACTTCATGACGTCGAAGAAGCCCGGCGCGCAGGACAAGGTGGCCATCGTGAGCCGCTTCGCGCTGCCGGTGGCCATCCTCGTGCACTCCGTGACGGCCTGGATCTTCGGCCTGCAGATCGCGCGCGCAGGCTGGTACTCCACCATCATGGCGCCGCTGTTCGTGGCCTCGGCCATGGACTCGGGCCTGGCGCTTCTGCTGCTGGCGCTTCTGTGGATGAACCGCGCCAAGGTGTTCGCCACGTCGCGCAAGCTCATCGCGAACCTGGCCGGCCTTCTGGCCGTGTGCATCGCGGTCGACGGCTACATGGTGGGCTGCGAGGTCCTCACGATGGCCTACCCCGGCACGGAGCACGGCATGGCGGAGCTCGGCCAGCTGTTCGCCGGGGCCACGGCGCCGTTCTTCTGGATCGAGATCATCGCGGGCGTCATCGTGCCGTTCACCATCCTCGTGTTCGCGAAGAACCGCCGCCGCATGGGTCTTGTGGCGCTCGCGTGCGCGGGCGTGGTCGTGGGCGTGTTCTGCAAGCGCCTGTGGCTGCTGTTCACCAGCTTCATCTTCCCGAACGTGTCCGGTGCGCCGGGGCTCATCTCGGGGTCGTCCTCGTCGCAGGGCGCGGCCGGCATCGACGGGTGGGCGGTTGCCAGCTCGTATATGCCCACGCTGCCCGAGATCATGATCGCGGTGGGCATGGTGGCGCTGGGGGTGCTCGCGTTCCTCGTGCTGACGAAGGTGTTCCTTTCCTACGACCCCGCGCCGGCACTGGCCGACGACGTGGCGGCGGGGTTGGCCCCGGCCGATGCGGCGCCCACGGTGGGCGGTGCGCCGGCCGGCGGCCGGCCGTGCGACGGCGTTTTCGGCGCGCAGGCGGGCGGCGCGCCGGTGGAAAGGCCTTCGCATGCCGACGCCTGCTGA
- a CDS encoding molecular chaperone, which produces MPTPAEVWTRRAHRFAFLGNSLLAPMAADAAFGLDEAFWDEFAAGEVEGPSVRRTLERLKAYARAEQVDGREIGEAVRRVNVEYARLFIGPPKPAAPPWETMYAQAGQVGEIGFGRATVAMQDLLAEAGLVLANENNQYADHLGIELLYLAELCHCCAAGADGGASGVAGDADGGSSAAAVATETREDAAAAVAGAAADEPLGCEERLHAFVREHPAAWAPAFRDRVAEAAPDGYFAPLAALVCDLLEEL; this is translated from the coding sequence ATGCCGACGCCTGCTGAGGTCTGGACGCGCCGGGCTCACCGGTTCGCGTTCTTGGGCAACAGCCTGCTCGCTCCGATGGCGGCCGATGCCGCGTTCGGGCTGGACGAGGCATTTTGGGACGAGTTTGCAGCTGGCGAGGTCGAGGGCCCGTCCGTCCGCCGCACGCTCGAGCGCCTGAAGGCCTACGCCCGTGCCGAGCAGGTGGACGGCAGGGAGATCGGGGAAGCCGTGCGGCGCGTGAACGTGGAGTACGCGCGCTTGTTCATCGGCCCGCCGAAACCGGCCGCGCCGCCGTGGGAGACGATGTACGCGCAGGCTGGGCAGGTGGGGGAGATCGGCTTCGGCCGCGCCACCGTGGCCATGCAGGACCTGCTCGCCGAGGCCGGCCTCGTGCTGGCGAACGAGAACAACCAGTACGCCGACCACCTGGGCATCGAGCTGCTCTACCTGGCCGAGCTCTGCCATTGCTGCGCCGCCGGTGCGGACGGCGGGGCCTCGGGAGTCGCTGGTGATGCGGACGGCGGGTCCTCGGCTGCCGCAGTGGCCACAGAAACGCGTGAGGACGCCGCAGCCGCGGTTGCCGGTGCGGCGGCGGACGAGCCCCTTGGCTGCGAGGAGCGCCTGCATGCGTTCGTGCGCGAGCACCCGGCCGCGTGGGCGCCGGCGTTTCGCGACCGCGTGGCCGAGGCCGCTCCCGACGGCTACTTCGCGCCGCTCGCCGCACTGGTGTGCGACCTGCTGGAAGAACTATAA